From the genome of Helicobacter pylori, one region includes:
- a CDS encoding cAMP-induced cell filamentation protein, whose product MDKAAYLSAIKRSPVNDLEIKTLLKKHLSSNINDPLTFIKGITQSYYYEGL is encoded by the coding sequence ATTGATAAAGCCGCTTATTTAAGCGCAATAAAAAGGAGTCCTGTGAATGATTTGGAAATCAAAACGCTTTTAAAAAAGCATTTGAGTTCTAATATTAACGATCCCTTAACTTTCATTAAAGGCATCACGCAGTCGTATTATTATGAAGGGCTTTAA
- a CDS encoding Fic family protein, with protein sequence MHLDRQSLEKAKHLIQSGLIDTIEVGTIKGLQEIHRFLFEGLYEFAGKIRDKNIAKGNFRFASCLYLDLILPRIESMPQSDFNQIIEKYVGMNIAHPFLEGNGRTARIWGLIYCLKRN encoded by the coding sequence ATGCATTTAGACAGGCAGAGTTTAGAAAAAGCCAAGCATTTGATCCAAAGCGGTCTGATTGACACCATAGAAGTGGGCACAATCAAGGGCTTGCAAGAAATCCATCGGTTTTTGTTTGAAGGGTTGTATGAATTTGCTGGGAAAATCAGGGATAAAAACATTGCTAAAGGGAATTTCAGGTTCGCTAGCTGCTTGTATTTGGATTTGATTTTACCCAGAATTGAGAGCATGCCGCAAAGCGATTTCAATCAAATCATAGAAAAATATGTGGGAATGAATATCGCTCACCCTTTTTTAGAGGGTAATGGCAGAACGGCTAGGATATGGGGCTTGATTTATTGCTTAAAAAGGAATTGA
- the proC gene encoding pyrroline-5-carboxylate reductase: MEILQFIGYGNMAQAILEGSHEILSKRFILEITGRNPEKIAPFLQEKNIQAQIVPYKNAIDIHQKFVFLLFKPYNLKDFNYQGQAKSVLSALAGVGFKALSDAINSLHYLKCMPNIASKFALSSTAVCEKSPMPSISQKALSIIESFGNCVRVGNEEQVDASVATNGSALAFLSLVASSLKDAGIREGLNAKDSLELVKMSFKGFAKLLEKERPEMIIEQICTPKGTTIEGLSVLEKKGVRGVFIKACHKSVKKMHL; the protein is encoded by the coding sequence ATGGAAATCTTGCAATTCATCGGCTATGGGAATATGGCTCAAGCGATTTTAGAAGGCTCTCATGAAATTTTATCCAAGCGTTTTATTTTAGAGATTACTGGGCGAAACCCTGAAAAAATCGCCCCCTTTTTGCAAGAAAAAAACATTCAAGCTCAAATCGTGCCTTACAAAAACGCTATTGATATACACCAAAAATTCGTGTTTTTACTTTTTAAGCCTTATAACCTTAAGGATTTTAATTATCAAGGGCAAGCTAAAAGCGTTTTGAGCGCTTTAGCCGGCGTGGGTTTTAAAGCTTTAAGCGATGCGATAAATTCTTTGCATTACCTCAAATGCATGCCCAATATTGCGAGCAAGTTCGCCCTTTCTTCTACAGCGGTGTGCGAAAAATCACCCATGCCTTCAATAAGCCAAAAGGCTTTGAGTATCATTGAGAGTTTTGGGAATTGCGTGCGAGTGGGCAATGAAGAGCAGGTGGATGCTAGCGTGGCGACAAACGGGAGCGCGCTTGCGTTTTTAAGCTTAGTAGCGAGCAGTTTGAAAGACGCCGGTATTAGGGAGGGTCTGAACGCTAAAGATTCTTTAGAATTGGTGAAGATGAGTTTTAAAGGCTTTGCCAAGCTGTTAGAAAAAGAACGCCCCGAGATGATTATAGAGCAAATTTGCACCCCTAAAGGCACAACTATTGAAGGCTTGAGCGTTTTAGAAAAAAAGGGGGTTAGGGGAGTGTTTATCAAAGCATGCCATAAGAGCGTGAAAAAAATGCACCTCTAA